One stretch of Daphnia pulicaria isolate SC F1-1A chromosome 6, SC_F0-13Bv2, whole genome shotgun sequence DNA includes these proteins:
- the LOC124342067 gene encoding uncharacterized protein LOC124342067 codes for MDDAAFIALKKKRTVLRQQVTRATTSLTAIVNSSGSRRNAKALIVHLNDLILRTSVLQTEITAIEEDEDEAERQDGTHLTYVDKCDEAIAAARAYLTSREGEEASVVNLHDGLPVPNPPLIPITPSEAGRRNQAQQEATQREQAHKEEVAAAERKCEEIRMRAQALWEEAEAAQAALNQLNIRQPDQDHYSSVSQQLEKRSPAAEEWLNKQRNLNDNQDAPDDWIDLYNNGRLLPVHSKFSSRSAVSAELDVYTGKAIEWFGWIDLFRALVHDTPKTPGEKLALLKHYLKGECLDVVYGLGGGESAYKQALVRLKETFGRRDVMRAAHIQAIERLEFKNEPRVFKRFAERVRTHLFDLSRIGEASSADIIEKVCFRLNQQDRLDWNAGRRGRLEFRSLNDFGTWICERASDYLNAYSIAADQVDADSPATSRGNFPRRANTHYSSVDTSEGAGAVSTKKPFCYKCEKEHWLQECESFKALSVEERINFCILHRLCFSCFSCRHPVQDFRTKRRCRQPECRYFHHILLHEGAMPAEKEARPSIARIIGHQRVTLGMLKLSVQSSDGNWLLANIIADEGSDTTLIRMTFATRLKLQGLPQVLKVDGVGGVIDRYQSERVQFQLRAESGEIFKMEGSTMKMVASPTPITDWSKDKQNWPHLRDLPVGVVGGKVDLLVGIDYLHLLLPRETREGRDYEPIACKTRLGWIVRGVTSRSHQVTSIRSCTITGQTLLDNLTAEVRRFCDTEMFGTEFTAGCVSANDRRALVMAKEKTWRLFVGYEVPIIWKEGDPDLVNNRLMTANRFQSLLRRIQRKPNLERDYEVTMERLSFGASCSHLVFVLNLFRNNWSLPAKTELRLLESSSAGEPASGEDGSAKAHPVINLATFSLPPFPPLKCQLMSSVKHVEFWAFTLSLSC; via the coding sequence ATGGACGATGCAGCTTTCATcgcgttgaagaagaagaggacagTACTACGGCAGCAAGTCACGAGGGCCACCACCAGCTTAACAGCAATAGTCAACTCATCAGGTTCACGGAGAAACGCGAAAGCACTGATAGTGCATCTCAATGATCTAATTCTCCGAACTTCAGTCCTACAGACCGAAATTACAGCaattgaagaagatgaagacgaaGCTGAGCGTCAAGATGGCACACATCTCACCTACGTGGACAAATGCGACGAGGCCATTGCGGCAGCCCGGGCTTATCTGACCAGCCGTGAAGGAGAAGAGGCATCGGTAGTAAACCTGCACGACGGTCTACCCGTCCCAAATCCGCCCCTTATTCCCATAACACCGTCGGAAGCCGGCCGGCGCAACCAAGCGCAACAAGAAgccacccagcgtgagcaagcTCACAAGGAAGAGGTCGCTGCAGCCGAAAGGAAATGTGAAGAAATTAGAATGCGAGCCCAAGCCCTTTGGGAAGAAGCCGAAGCTGCTCAAGCGGCTCTCAATCAGTTGAATATCCGTCAACCAGATCAAGATCACTACTCGTCCGTTAGTCAACAGCTAGAGAAACGGTCTCCAGCAGCAGAAGAATGGCTGAACAAGCAGCGAAACCTGAACGACAATCAAGACGCCCCGGACGACTGGATCGATCTCTACAACAATGGACGTTTACTTCCGGTCCATAGCAAGTTCTCTTCCCGTTCCGCCGTCTCTGCAGAATTGGACGTTTATACTGGAAAGGCCATCGAGTGGTTTGGCTGGATTGACCTTTTTCGTGCGTTAGTACATGACACGCCGAAAACCCCTGGAGAAAAATTGGCGCTGCTGAAACATTACCTCAAGGGTGAATGTTTGGATGTTGTCTACGGCCTAGGTGGCGGCGAATCGGCCTACAAGCAGGCGCTGGTACGGCTGAAGGAGACATTTGGAAGACGAGACGTTATGCGGGCCGCCCACATCCAGGCCATTGAGCGCCTAGAATTCAAGAATGAACCGAGAGTGTTCAAACGTTTTGCCGAAAGAGTACGGACTCATCTCTTCGACCTCAGCAGGATTGGAGAAGCGTCATCAGCAGATATCATCGAGAAAGTATGCTTCAGGCTCAATCAGCAAGATCGACTCGATTGGAATGCAGGACGACGTGGCCGTTTGGAATTTCGTAGCCTCAACGATTTCGGTACTTGGATTTGTGAGCGAGCATCGGATTATCTAAACGCCTACAGCATAGCAGCGGATCAAGTTGATGCAGACAGTCCAGCAACATCAAGAGGAAACTTCCCACGTCGAGCCAATACGCATTATTCATCCGTGGATACGTCCGAAGGAGCAGGAGCTGTTTCAACTAAGAAGCCGTTCTGTTATAAGTGCGAGAAGGAGCATTGGCTTCAAGAATGTGAAAGTTTCAAGGCTCTCTCAGTGGAGGAGCGGATCAATTTCTGTATTTTGCATCGGCTGTGTTTTAGCTGTTTTAGCTGCCGACACCCAGTGCAAGATTTTCGAACAAAGCGGCGATGCAGACAACCCGAATGCAGATATTTTCATCATATTCTGCTGCATGAAGGCGCGATGCCGGCAGAGAAAGAAGCCCGTCCTTCAATCGCTCGGATTATTGGCCATCAGAGAGTGACATTGGGGATGCTGAAACTCAGCGTGCAATCTTCGGATGGTAACTGGTTGCTCGCCAATATTATCGCCGATGAAGGCAGTGACACCACCTTGATTAGGATGACCTTCGCGACCCGTTTAAAGCTGCAAGGACTGCCGCAGGTGTTGAAGGTGGATGGTGTCGGCGGAGTCATCGACCGATACCAGTCCGAACGAGTCCAGTTCCAGTTACGTGCCGAATCTGGCGAAATCTTTAAGATGGAAGGTTCAACAATGAAGATGGTCGCCAGCCCCACTCCGATCACAGACTGGAGTAAGGACAAACAGAATTGGCCGCATCTCCGCGACCTTCCGGTCGGAGTAGTGGGAGGAAAGGTGGATCTTCTCGTAGGTATAGACTATCTGCATCTTTTGTTGCCGCGCGAGACCAGAGAAGGACGCGATTATGAGCCAATCGCCTGCAAAACAAGACTTGGTTGGATCGTGAGAGGAGTTACCAGCCGAAGCCATCAGGTCACATCCATTCGTAGCTGCACGATCACTGGCCAGACCCTCCTGGATAATTTGACAGCGGAAGTTCGTCGTTTCTGCGACACCGAGATGTTTGGGACCGAATTCACCGCCGGATGTGTATCAGCCAACGACCGCCGAGCTCTAGTGATGGCAAAGGAGAAGACCTGGAGGTTGTTCGTCGGATACGAGGTGCCAATCATCTGGAAAGAAGGGGATCCGGACCTCGTGAATAATCGACTCATGACCGCCAATCGCTTCCAGAGCCTTCTCAGGAGGATCCAGCGCAAGCCGAATTTAGAAAGAGATTATGAAGTGACGATGGAGCGATTGTCTTTTGGTGCCAGCTGCTCCCATTTGGTGTTTGTGCTCAACTTATTCCGGAACAACTGGAGTCTTCCGGCGAAGACGGAACTACGTCTATTGGAATCCAGCTCGGCCGGCGAGCCGGCCTCGGGGGAGGATGGATCGGCGAAAGCGCATCCCGTCATAAACTTGGCAACGTTTTCCCTCCCTCCTTTTCCCCCTCTTAAATGTCAGTTAATGTCGTCTGTAAAGCACGTTGAATTCTGGGCTTtcactctttctctctcgtgttAA